In one window of Kitasatospora sp. MMS16-BH015 DNA:
- a CDS encoding tautomerase family protein: MPLVEITLVEGRPPHLLRGLIHELHIAVVRALAAPAEAVRVVVREVPPSLWAAGDVTIAEREAARAAGSAADLEEVS, from the coding sequence ATGCCGCTGGTCGAGATCACCTTGGTGGAGGGCCGCCCACCGCACCTGCTGCGCGGCCTCATCCACGAGCTCCACATCGCGGTGGTACGCGCGCTGGCGGCGCCGGCCGAGGCTGTCCGGGTGGTGGTGCGCGAGGTCCCGCCGTCGCTGTGGGCAGCCGGCGACGTGACGATCGCGGAACGCGAGGCCGCCCGGGCGGCGGGATCCGCCGCCGACCTCGAGGAGGTGTCCTGA
- a CDS encoding 4-hydroxyphenylacetate 3-hydroxylase family protein has protein sequence MTIDRKTAPPGAGPATRPLTGDEYLESLRDGRRIYLYGERVEDVTRHPAFANAARMVARLYDALHDPAKQAVLTAPTDSGNGFTHKFFRTPRSVEDLVGDREAIAEWARTTYGWMGRSPDYKAAFLGTLGANSDFYAPFQDNAKRWYRESQEKVLYWNHAIVHPPVDRHRPSDEVEDVFVHVEKETDAGLVVSGAKVVATGSALTHFNFVSHYGLPLRRKEFALVATVPMNSPGLRLICRPSYSASATAMGSPFDYPLSSRLDENDTMFVMDKVFIPWENVFLYGDPDRVSNFVPQSGFLERLTFQGSIRLAVKIDFIAGLLLKALEMTGSKDFRGVQARVGEVLAWRNMFWALSDAAARNPQPWYNGSLLPRLDYGLAYRWFMTIGYPRIQEIIEQDVASGLIYVNSSTADFANPEIRPYLDKYVRGSNGHQAVDRVKLMKLLWDAVGTEFAGRHRLYERNYAGNHESVRSEILMIQEASGQLDEYKGFAERCLAEYDLDGWRAPDMLSFEPLRRSTEEWTRRG, from the coding sequence ATGACCATCGACCGGAAAACCGCCCCGCCCGGGGCCGGCCCCGCCACCCGCCCCCTGACCGGCGACGAGTACCTGGAGAGCCTCCGGGACGGACGCCGGATCTACCTCTACGGCGAGCGCGTCGAGGACGTCACCCGCCATCCCGCTTTCGCCAACGCCGCACGCATGGTGGCGCGGCTCTACGACGCCCTGCACGATCCCGCGAAGCAGGCGGTCCTGACCGCACCCACCGACTCGGGCAACGGCTTCACCCACAAGTTCTTCCGCACCCCCCGATCGGTCGAGGACCTGGTCGGCGACCGCGAGGCGATCGCCGAATGGGCCCGCACCACCTACGGGTGGATGGGGCGCAGCCCCGACTACAAGGCCGCGTTCCTCGGCACGCTCGGCGCCAATTCGGACTTCTACGCCCCGTTCCAGGACAACGCCAAGCGCTGGTACCGGGAGTCGCAGGAGAAGGTCCTCTACTGGAACCACGCGATCGTCCACCCACCGGTGGACCGTCACCGGCCCTCCGACGAGGTCGAGGACGTGTTCGTCCACGTCGAGAAGGAGACCGACGCCGGTCTGGTGGTGAGCGGAGCCAAGGTGGTGGCGACCGGATCCGCGCTGACCCACTTCAACTTCGTCTCGCACTACGGGCTCCCGCTCCGCAGGAAGGAGTTCGCCCTGGTCGCGACCGTGCCGATGAACTCGCCGGGGCTGAGGCTGATCTGTCGACCGTCCTACTCCGCATCGGCCACCGCGATGGGTTCCCCGTTCGACTACCCGCTCTCCAGCCGGCTCGACGAGAACGACACCATGTTCGTGATGGACAAGGTGTTCATCCCGTGGGAGAACGTCTTCCTCTACGGCGATCCGGACCGGGTGAGTAACTTCGTCCCCCAGTCCGGGTTCCTGGAGCGGCTCACCTTCCAGGGGTCCATCCGGCTCGCCGTGAAGATCGACTTCATCGCCGGCCTGCTGCTGAAGGCGCTGGAGATGACCGGCAGCAAGGACTTCCGCGGCGTTCAGGCCCGGGTCGGGGAGGTGCTGGCCTGGCGCAACATGTTCTGGGCCCTCAGCGACGCCGCAGCCCGCAACCCCCAGCCGTGGTACAACGGTTCGCTGCTGCCCCGGCTCGACTACGGCCTGGCCTACCGCTGGTTCATGACCATCGGCTACCCGAGGATCCAGGAGATCATCGAGCAGGACGTGGCCAGCGGTCTGATCTACGTCAACTCCAGCACCGCTGATTTCGCCAACCCCGAGATCCGCCCCTACTTGGACAAGTACGTGCGCGGCTCCAACGGCCACCAGGCCGTCGACCGGGTCAAGCTGATGAAGCTGCTGTGGGACGCCGTGGGCACCGAGTTCGCCGGGCGGCACCGGCTCTACGAGCGCAACTACGCCGGCAACCACGAGTCGGTGCGCAGCGAGATCCTCATGATCCAGGAGGCCTCCGGACAGCTGGACGAGTACAAGGGATTCGCGGAGCGCTGCCTCGCCGAGTACGACCTGGACGGCTGGCGGGCCCCCGACATGCTGTCCTTCGAGCCACTGCGCCGGAGCACCGAGGAGTGGACCCGCCGTGGCTGA
- a CDS encoding amidohydrolase family protein, producing MSGYRIDTHHHIVPPAYAKWLAARGITAGGMPLPAWSQAGALAAMDELAVRTAVLSVSMPGVHLGDDDEARRMAREVNEYAAEQVKDRPDRFGLFATLTLPDVDGALAEAAYAFDVLGADGVVLLANSAGHYLGDRRFDPLMDELNRRAAVVFVHPSQLGAPPVEGIPPFLTDFLLDTTRAAVNLVHAEAPWRWPELKIVLSHGGGFVPYAAHRIAWTRTAAKPTPERVLEGLRSFWFDTALSTSPVALPSLRTFARPDRILFGTDWPYAPEHTVRHFAGAWSAWSDIDPGERAAVERGNAEAILPRLREQLM from the coding sequence ATGTCCGGCTACCGGATCGACACGCACCACCACATCGTCCCCCCGGCCTACGCGAAGTGGCTGGCGGCCCGTGGTATCACCGCCGGTGGCATGCCGCTTCCCGCCTGGAGCCAGGCCGGCGCGCTGGCGGCCATGGACGAGCTCGCGGTGCGTACGGCGGTGCTCTCCGTCTCCATGCCCGGGGTCCACCTAGGTGACGACGACGAGGCTCGCCGGATGGCCCGCGAGGTGAACGAGTACGCCGCGGAGCAGGTCAAGGACCGGCCCGACCGCTTCGGCCTGTTCGCCACGCTCACCCTTCCGGATGTGGACGGCGCGCTGGCCGAGGCGGCGTACGCGTTCGACGTGCTGGGCGCGGACGGCGTGGTGCTGCTCGCGAACTCCGCCGGTCACTACCTGGGCGACCGTCGCTTCGATCCCCTGATGGACGAGCTGAACCGCCGGGCCGCCGTGGTCTTCGTCCATCCGTCGCAGCTCGGCGCCCCGCCGGTCGAGGGCATCCCGCCGTTCCTCACGGACTTTCTGCTCGACACCACCAGGGCGGCGGTCAACCTGGTCCACGCTGAGGCCCCCTGGCGCTGGCCGGAGCTGAAGATCGTCCTCTCGCACGGCGGAGGGTTCGTGCCCTATGCCGCCCACCGCATCGCCTGGACCAGGACGGCCGCGAAGCCGACGCCGGAGCGGGTGCTGGAGGGGCTGCGGAGCTTCTGGTTCGACACCGCGCTGTCCACCAGCCCGGTCGCGCTGCCGAGCCTTCGGACGTTCGCCCGGCCCGACCGGATCCTGTTCGGCACCGACTGGCCGTACGCGCCGGAGCACACGGTCCGCCATTTCGCCGGGGCCTGGTCCGCCTGGTCGGACATCGACCCCGGGGAGCGTGCTGCGGTTGAGCGCGGGAATGCCGAGGCGATTCTGCCCCGACTGCGGGAGCAGCTGATGTGA
- a CDS encoding flavin reductase family protein codes for MSVDGSALRECLARFTSGVTVVTTRTPEGPHGLTVSAFTSVSLEPPLVLISVNRTSRAADFLRNNSFCVNILSASQLDLALHFAGQRPDPTAALCWEEPGDGPPRLRDSLAQLSCTPWARHDGGDHLLYLGEVRRLDFRDEEPLVVHRRQFHQLDDLSSVARA; via the coding sequence ATGAGCGTGGACGGATCCGCACTGCGCGAATGCCTGGCGCGCTTCACCAGCGGAGTCACGGTCGTCACCACCCGCACGCCCGAAGGGCCGCACGGGCTCACGGTCAGTGCCTTCACTTCGGTGTCGCTGGAGCCGCCGCTCGTCCTGATCTCGGTCAACCGGACCAGCCGCGCGGCCGACTTCCTCCGTAACAACTCCTTCTGCGTCAACATCCTGAGCGCTTCCCAGCTCGACCTCGCCCTGCACTTCGCCGGCCAGCGCCCCGATCCGACCGCCGCACTGTGCTGGGAGGAGCCGGGCGACGGGCCGCCACGCCTCCGCGACAGCTTGGCGCAGCTGTCCTGCACGCCGTGGGCCCGCCACGACGGCGGTGACCACCTGCTCTATCTCGGGGAGGTCCGAAGGCTGGACTTCCGCGACGAGGAGCCGCTGGTCGTCCACCGCCGGCAGTTCCACCAGCTCGACGACCTCTCATCGGTGGCCCGGGCCTGA
- a CDS encoding fumarylacetoacetate hydrolase family protein translates to MRAAARTLLDAERRRTAVPQLTEDWSDLDLATAYAVQDAALEDRTAAGARLVGVKLGLTSAAKQRSVGIDAPITAWLTDTMLLPADRPVPFDRLIQPRAEPELVLILGEPLAGPGVTAAGALAAVRGVRAGIEVIDSRYAGFRFSLPDVVADNASAAFFVLGERELRPEEVDLVTEHCRFEVDGELVATATGADVLGSPAEALARAANELATRGRYLEAGSTVLTGGMTTAVPLVPGRPVTARFGRLGTVTVGGA, encoded by the coding sequence ATCCGCGCGGCAGCGCGGACTCTGCTCGACGCGGAGCGGCGTCGGACGGCGGTGCCTCAGCTCACCGAGGACTGGTCGGACCTCGACCTGGCCACCGCCTACGCCGTGCAGGACGCGGCCCTGGAGGACCGGACGGCCGCCGGCGCGCGACTCGTCGGCGTCAAACTCGGACTGACCTCGGCGGCGAAGCAGCGCAGTGTCGGCATCGACGCGCCGATCACGGCCTGGCTCACCGACACGATGCTGCTGCCCGCCGACCGCCCGGTTCCGTTCGACCGGCTGATCCAGCCACGTGCCGAGCCGGAGCTGGTACTCATCCTGGGCGAACCGCTGGCCGGGCCCGGTGTGACGGCCGCCGGAGCGTTGGCCGCGGTCCGTGGCGTCCGGGCCGGAATCGAAGTGATCGACAGCCGCTACGCCGGTTTCCGGTTCTCGCTGCCTGACGTGGTCGCCGACAACGCCTCCGCCGCGTTCTTCGTGCTCGGCGAGCGCGAGCTCCGGCCCGAGGAGGTGGACCTGGTCACCGAGCACTGCCGGTTCGAGGTCGACGGCGAGCTGGTCGCCACCGCCACCGGGGCGGATGTCCTGGGTTCGCCGGCCGAAGCGCTGGCCCGGGCGGCGAACGAGCTGGCCACCCGGGGCAGGTACCTGGAAGCCGGCTCGACCGTGCTCACCGGCGGGATGACCACAGCTGTGCCGCTGGTCCCGGGCCGCCCGGTGACGGCACGGTTCGGCCGGCTCGGCACGGTGACGGTCGGGGGGGCCTGA
- a CDS encoding 2Fe-2S iron-sulfur cluster-binding protein, translating into MNAEDASLVTVLPDGVAVRANAGQTIMSALCAAGFGYRIGCRRGGCGVCKVDLVAGLVEYQVPVAASVLDDAEAAAGTCLSCRAVPVGDVVVRLRGHRLRRLHRLFHP; encoded by the coding sequence ATGAACGCCGAGGATGCTTCACTCGTCACGGTCCTGCCCGACGGTGTCGCCGTCCGCGCCAACGCCGGGCAGACGATCATGAGTGCCCTCTGCGCGGCCGGATTCGGCTACCGGATCGGGTGCCGTCGGGGCGGCTGCGGTGTCTGCAAGGTGGATCTGGTGGCCGGGCTGGTCGAGTACCAGGTGCCCGTGGCAGCGAGCGTGCTGGACGACGCCGAGGCCGCCGCAGGTACCTGTCTGAGCTGTCGTGCCGTCCCGGTCGGCGATGTGGTCGTCCGCCTCCGGGGCCACCGGTTGCGCCGTCTCCACCGGCTCTTCCACCCCTGA
- a CDS encoding catechol 2,3-dioxygenase → MAVMRLGYVHARVTDLEASRAHYARTLGMNVVHDGGDCLYLKSWDEWDHHSVVLEEGGVGLVKLGYKVERPTDLERYERRAERFGCAVSRMSRGDNRAVGDGLRIVLPSDHVVELYHEIEYTGTGTGSLNPAPFPRDLVGVGVPRIDHALITAEDPALLERFFAECLDFRPAERLITDHDSGELLGSWMFCGNSPHDIAFIKGPNAKLHHFAYQLEDWNAIRHAGDLFAMDDVPVDIGPTRHGITRGQTIYFFDPSGNRNEVFSGGYTTFPDFPTITWTADQLATGIFYIGREVNERFTSVLT, encoded by the coding sequence ATGGCCGTCATGCGGCTGGGCTACGTGCACGCCCGTGTCACCGATCTGGAGGCCTCCCGGGCGCATTACGCGCGAACCCTCGGGATGAACGTGGTGCACGACGGCGGTGACTGTCTCTACCTCAAGTCGTGGGACGAGTGGGACCACCACTCGGTCGTCCTGGAGGAGGGCGGTGTCGGCCTGGTGAAGCTCGGCTACAAGGTGGAGCGGCCGACTGACCTGGAACGGTACGAGCGACGCGCCGAGCGGTTCGGCTGCGCCGTCTCCCGAATGAGCCGCGGCGACAACCGGGCCGTGGGTGACGGCCTGCGGATCGTCCTCCCCTCGGACCACGTGGTGGAGCTCTACCACGAGATCGAGTACACCGGGACCGGCACGGGCTCGTTGAACCCCGCGCCCTTTCCCCGGGACCTCGTCGGTGTCGGCGTCCCGCGCATCGACCACGCGTTGATCACCGCGGAGGACCCGGCGCTGCTGGAGCGGTTCTTCGCCGAGTGCCTGGACTTCCGTCCCGCCGAACGGCTCATCACCGATCACGACAGCGGGGAACTGCTCGGCTCCTGGATGTTCTGCGGCAACTCACCCCACGACATCGCCTTCATCAAGGGCCCGAACGCCAAACTGCACCACTTCGCCTATCAGTTGGAGGACTGGAACGCGATCCGGCACGCCGGCGACCTGTTCGCCATGGACGACGTGCCGGTGGACATCGGTCCCACCCGGCACGGCATCACGCGGGGCCAGACCATCTACTTCTTCGACCCGTCGGGGAACCGCAACGAGGTCTTCTCCGGGGGCTACACGACCTTCCCGGACTTCCCGACGATCACCTGGACGGCCGACCAGCTCGCCACCGGGATCTTCTACATCGGGCGTGAGGTCAACGAGCGCTTCACCTCGGTCCTCACGTGA
- a CDS encoding type I polyketide synthase — MTDTDGAGHQGAILRTSPEPIAIVGMSCRFAGEVNSPEEFWQFLTTGRTAVGDLPADRWTEYETAGAETRRVLAGATRRGSFRADIKGFDAAFFGITPREAELMDPQQRMILELSWEALEHAGIPPHTLAGTDAGVYVGVGADDYGRLMLEDLPGIEARSGIGGAFCAVANRVSYTLDLRGPSLAVDTACSSSLVALHNACQALRLGEIPLALVGGVLLVAAPGLTLVLDAAGATSPDGSSKSFDAAADGYGRGEGGGVLVLKRLADAQRDGDRVLALIRGSAVHQDGRTEGIMAPSEEAQRHLLRQTYALNGIAPGSVDYVEAHGTGTRVGDPIEAGAMISVFGPGREPGRPCLIGSVKANIGHLEAGAGVAGVIKTVLSLTRAQLPPSVNLTTPNPAVPWEGSGVELVTGPRPWPAGERPRRAGVSGYGYGGTLAHVILEEAPAGTEAVYPGAVALSGSAEQPTTTLLPLSARSSSGLAAAAARLAQWLRQDGAAVPLAAVGHTLAQRRSHLTHRAVVAGASREELAARLQDLAAGTATDGVVTGTAGPATAQPPVWIFSGHGSQWAGMGQILLRTEPVFGKVLDELHDTFSTELGVSPREALQAGELGGVDTIQPLIFAVQVALAEVWRSYGVEPAAVIGHSVGEIAANVTAGSLTLEEGARLVCRRSRLLRRVAGAGAMAMVGLPFTEAEARLGERPDLAAAICASPGSSVVAGTPAAIEALAADWQAEGIMVRRVDSDVAFHSPQMDPLLDELQAAAAELRPRPPRIPVYSTALTDPRSGALRDGAYWAANLRNPVRLTAAVDAALADGHRLFTEISAHPVVVHSVNETVAAAEVRGCAVTATLRRGRPEQQVLLENLAAVHCAGARVDWRALQPLGELADVPAMAWQHVPYWLDAPRRSGDAVVPHDPRTHNLLGGQSIVAADTEIELWHTTLDEESRPYPGRHPVRGVEIVPAAVLLNTFLTAGHGDPTVGGPHVLTDVGLRTPVPVSGPSELQVLRQAGTVRLSSRPSRGPEGGPGRFWLTHTTARFPVGEPSVVTRRDPQQLRTAHPQELAAGFPIDRLAELGVAAMGFPWTVERLSGGEGSLLAEVTVAPDPDTAGSWAALLDAALSIASVVFPGDPVLRMPADIRRVAVAGSPPGTALISTRTAPGPAGADTVDVEVLDPDGTVLAQLTGLRYGRLDGDPGAASNPRRLVHQLSWRPAAPVPAGTEVDGVAVLGDPQLAADLAAAWLPAGVRVLPVAKFDELECVLDELGAGAAVLVSPALPADGRPDPASAAWLLTAAAGRLASWTGYTPPPRLWALTRGVREARGATALHHAPLWGLGRVFATEYTEEFAGVLDLPAEQPCSVATELLTALRGRRDENILSLRPAGAEVARLALVEGPGGDSLRCRPDGTYLVTGGHGVLGLRTAEWLVGRGARRILLAGRRALPQRGSWLSVTDPAQQERIEAVRRMEEGGATVWSIGLDIADPAEARRLLDVEALGLPPIRGVVHAAGLVESRLARDTNEESLRRVMRPKADGALVLHELFPPGSLDFLAFFSSAGHLFGLPGQTSYAAGNSFLDTLAGHRRAEGHQDTISLAWTSWRGLGMSTSSEVIDAELAARGTGDITAAEAFGAWDVAAGHGLAHVAVFRTLPPAPGVVRPQLLAELSASEPNAPAAEVGEQAQPWVQLDPDERLAYFVDQVREQAAQEMRLPVDLLDTERPLVELGLDSIMTVAIRLRLQKQLGVVLPSTLLWKHPTVRAIGGHLVELTATAGAPEPEDQPPSAVPAELRPVVVMA, encoded by the coding sequence GTGACGGACACTGACGGAGCGGGCCACCAGGGCGCCATCCTCCGGACTTCCCCGGAGCCGATCGCCATCGTCGGGATGAGCTGCCGGTTCGCTGGGGAGGTGAACTCGCCGGAGGAGTTCTGGCAGTTCCTCACGACCGGCCGCACCGCGGTCGGCGACCTGCCGGCGGACCGCTGGACAGAGTACGAGACCGCCGGGGCGGAGACCCGCCGGGTCCTCGCGGGCGCCACCCGCCGGGGCTCGTTCCGTGCCGACATCAAGGGCTTCGACGCCGCGTTCTTCGGGATCACCCCGCGTGAGGCCGAACTCATGGACCCACAGCAGCGGATGATCCTGGAGCTCTCCTGGGAGGCCCTGGAGCACGCGGGCATCCCTCCGCACACCCTGGCCGGCACGGATGCCGGCGTGTACGTCGGGGTGGGCGCGGACGACTACGGCCGTCTGATGCTGGAGGACCTCCCCGGCATCGAGGCGCGGAGCGGCATCGGCGGGGCGTTCTGCGCGGTCGCGAACCGGGTGTCGTACACCCTCGACCTGCGCGGGCCGAGCCTGGCCGTGGACACCGCCTGCTCGTCCTCGCTGGTCGCCCTGCACAACGCGTGCCAGGCGCTGCGGCTCGGCGAGATCCCGCTGGCCCTGGTCGGCGGCGTGTTGCTGGTGGCCGCCCCCGGACTGACCCTGGTGCTGGACGCGGCCGGCGCCACCTCACCCGACGGAAGCTCCAAGTCCTTCGACGCCGCCGCCGACGGGTACGGGCGCGGCGAGGGCGGCGGAGTCCTGGTGCTGAAGCGCCTCGCCGACGCACAACGGGACGGGGACCGCGTGCTCGCCCTGATCCGCGGGTCGGCCGTCCACCAGGACGGCCGGACCGAGGGCATCATGGCCCCCAGCGAGGAGGCGCAGCGTCATCTGCTGCGCCAGACCTACGCCCTGAACGGGATCGCCCCCGGCTCCGTCGACTACGTGGAGGCGCACGGTACCGGCACCCGGGTCGGCGACCCGATCGAAGCCGGCGCGATGATCAGCGTGTTCGGTCCGGGGCGGGAGCCTGGGCGGCCGTGCCTGATCGGCTCGGTCAAGGCGAACATAGGCCACCTGGAAGCCGGTGCGGGCGTGGCCGGAGTCATCAAGACAGTGCTCTCGCTCACCCGCGCCCAGCTCCCGCCGAGCGTGAACCTGACCACCCCCAACCCGGCTGTCCCGTGGGAGGGCTCAGGTGTCGAGCTGGTCACCGGGCCACGCCCCTGGCCGGCCGGAGAGCGGCCCCGCCGGGCGGGAGTCTCCGGCTACGGCTACGGCGGCACGCTCGCGCACGTCATCCTGGAGGAGGCGCCGGCCGGCACCGAGGCTGTCTACCCGGGGGCCGTCGCGCTGAGCGGATCGGCCGAGCAGCCGACCACCACCCTGCTGCCGCTGTCCGCCCGCAGCTCATCGGGGCTGGCGGCGGCTGCGGCCCGGCTGGCGCAGTGGCTCCGGCAGGACGGCGCCGCCGTCCCGTTGGCGGCCGTGGGTCACACGCTCGCCCAGCGGCGCTCCCACCTCACCCACCGCGCGGTCGTGGCGGGCGCCAGCCGGGAGGAACTGGCGGCCCGGCTGCAGGACCTGGCGGCCGGTACGGCGACGGACGGAGTCGTCACCGGGACCGCCGGGCCGGCCACTGCCCAGCCTCCGGTCTGGATCTTCTCCGGTCACGGTTCGCAGTGGGCCGGCATGGGGCAGATCCTGCTGCGCACCGAGCCGGTCTTCGGCAAGGTGCTCGACGAACTGCACGACACGTTCTCCACCGAGCTGGGTGTGTCCCCGCGCGAGGCCCTCCAAGCGGGCGAACTGGGCGGTGTCGACACCATCCAGCCGCTGATCTTCGCCGTACAGGTGGCGCTCGCCGAGGTCTGGCGCTCGTACGGCGTCGAGCCCGCCGCGGTGATCGGACACTCGGTGGGCGAGATCGCCGCGAACGTCACGGCCGGCTCGCTCACCCTGGAGGAGGGCGCCCGGCTGGTGTGCCGCCGCTCCCGGCTGCTCCGCCGGGTCGCCGGGGCCGGTGCCATGGCCATGGTCGGACTTCCGTTCACGGAGGCCGAGGCACGGCTTGGCGAGCGGCCCGACCTGGCCGCCGCCATCTGCGCCTCACCCGGCAGCTCGGTGGTCGCCGGCACCCCGGCCGCGATCGAGGCCCTGGCCGCCGACTGGCAGGCCGAGGGGATCATGGTGCGCCGGGTCGACAGCGATGTCGCGTTCCACAGCCCGCAGATGGACCCGCTCCTGGACGAGCTGCAGGCCGCCGCCGCCGAGCTGCGCCCCCGGCCGCCCCGCATCCCGGTCTACTCCACGGCACTGACCGACCCACGCTCCGGCGCTCTCCGTGACGGCGCGTACTGGGCCGCCAACCTGCGCAACCCGGTACGCCTGACGGCTGCCGTCGACGCCGCGCTGGCAGACGGCCACCGGCTGTTCACGGAGATCTCCGCCCACCCGGTGGTGGTCCACTCGGTGAACGAGACCGTGGCAGCCGCTGAGGTCCGCGGCTGTGCGGTCACCGCCACACTGCGCCGGGGGCGGCCCGAGCAGCAGGTGCTGCTGGAGAACCTCGCCGCCGTGCACTGTGCCGGTGCCAGGGTGGACTGGCGTGCCCTGCAGCCGCTCGGCGAACTGGCCGACGTGCCGGCCATGGCCTGGCAGCACGTCCCGTACTGGCTGGACGCGCCGCGGCGCTCCGGCGACGCCGTGGTACCGCACGACCCTCGGACGCACAACCTGCTCGGCGGTCAGTCCATCGTCGCCGCGGACACGGAAATCGAGCTGTGGCACACCACGCTCGACGAGGAGAGTCGCCCGTACCCGGGTCGGCACCCGGTCCGCGGGGTGGAGATCGTGCCGGCTGCCGTGCTGCTCAACACCTTCCTGACCGCCGGGCACGGCGACCCCACCGTTGGCGGACCGCACGTACTGACCGACGTCGGCCTGCGGACCCCGGTCCCGGTCTCCGGACCGAGCGAGCTCCAGGTGCTCCGGCAGGCCGGCACCGTGCGCCTCAGCTCCCGGCCGTCGCGCGGGCCCGAGGGCGGCCCGGGCCGCTTCTGGCTCACCCACACCACGGCCCGGTTCCCGGTCGGCGAGCCCTCGGTCGTCACCCGGCGCGACCCGCAGCAGCTCCGGACCGCCCATCCGCAGGAGCTCGCGGCCGGCTTCCCGATCGATCGGCTGGCCGAGCTCGGGGTGGCCGCCATGGGCTTCCCCTGGACCGTCGAGCGGCTCTCGGGTGGTGAGGGCTCCCTGCTCGCGGAGGTCACGGTGGCGCCGGACCCGGACACGGCCGGCAGCTGGGCCGCGCTGCTGGACGCGGCGCTGTCCATCGCCTCGGTGGTCTTCCCCGGTGATCCGGTGCTGCGGATGCCCGCCGACATCCGCCGAGTCGCGGTGGCGGGCTCGCCGCCCGGCACCGCACTGATCAGCACCCGAACGGCGCCGGGGCCGGCCGGGGCCGACACGGTGGACGTCGAGGTCCTCGACCCCGACGGCACCGTCCTGGCCCAACTCACCGGGCTGCGCTACGGCCGGCTGGACGGCGACCCCGGGGCGGCGAGCAATCCACGGCGCCTCGTGCACCAGCTCTCCTGGCGCCCGGCGGCCCCGGTGCCCGCCGGCACCGAGGTTGACGGCGTGGCCGTCCTGGGCGACCCGCAGCTGGCCGCCGATCTCGCCGCGGCCTGGCTGCCGGCGGGAGTCCGGGTGCTCCCGGTTGCCAAGTTCGATGAACTCGAGTGCGTCCTGGATGAGTTGGGAGCAGGTGCGGCCGTCCTGGTGTCACCGGCCCTGCCCGCCGACGGGCGCCCGGACCCCGCCTCCGCAGCCTGGCTGCTCACTGCGGCAGCCGGCCGACTGGCCTCCTGGACCGGCTACACGCCGCCGCCCCGGCTGTGGGCCCTGACCCGCGGGGTCCGGGAAGCGCGTGGCGCGACCGCGCTGCACCACGCGCCCCTGTGGGGCCTGGGCCGGGTGTTCGCCACCGAGTACACCGAGGAGTTCGCAGGGGTGCTCGATCTGCCGGCCGAACAGCCGTGCTCGGTCGCGACCGAACTGCTGACGGCGCTGCGCGGGCGGCGCGACGAGAACATCCTGTCCCTCCGGCCGGCCGGTGCGGAGGTCGCCCGGCTCGCGCTTGTCGAGGGTCCGGGCGGCGACAGCCTGCGGTGCCGTCCCGACGGCACCTACCTGGTGACCGGTGGGCACGGCGTCCTCGGCCTGCGGACCGCCGAGTGGCTGGTCGGCCGGGGCGCCCGGCGCATCCTGCTGGCCGGCCGCCGAGCTCTGCCGCAGCGCGGCTCCTGGCTCTCCGTCACCGATCCGGCCCAGCAGGAGCGGATCGAGGCGGTGCGGCGCATGGAGGAGGGCGGTGCGACGGTGTGGTCGATCGGCCTGGACATCGCCGACCCCGCCGAGGCCCGTCGGCTGCTGGACGTCGAAGCCCTGGGGCTGCCGCCGATCCGTGGCGTCGTGCACGCCGCCGGCCTGGTGGAGAGTCGGCTGGCCCGGGACACCAACGAGGAGTCCCTGCGCCGGGTGATGCGGCCCAAGGCCGACGGCGCCCTGGTCCTGCACGAGCTGTTTCCTCCCGGTTCCCTCGACTTCCTGGCGTTCTTCTCCTCTGCGGGCCACCTCTTCGGGCTGCCGGGGCAGACCAGTTACGCGGCCGGCAACTCCTTCCTCGACACCCTGGCCGGGCACCGCAGGGCCGAGGGCCACCAGGACACCATCAGCCTGGCCTGGACCTCCTGGCGCGGCCTCGGCATGTCCACCTCCTCCGAAGTGATCGACGCCGAGCTGGCCGCCCGCGGTACCGGGGACATCACGGCCGCCGAGGCGTTCGGCGCCTGGGACGTCGCCGCCGGGCACGGGCTCGCCCACGTGGCGGTGTTCCGCACCCTGCCGCCCGCCCCGGGGGTCGTCCGTCCGCAGCTGCTGGCAGAGCTGAGCGCGTCGGAGCCGAACGCCCCGGCCGCCGAGGTCGGCGAACAGGCACAGCCCTGGGTGCAGCTGGACCCGGACGAGCGGCTCGCCTACTTCGTCGATCAGGTGCGGGAGCAGGCCGCCCAGGAGATGCGCCTACCGGTGGACCTGCTGGACACCGAACGGCCGCTGGTCGAACTCGGGCTCGATTCGATCATGACGGTGGCGATCCGGCTCCGACTTCAGAAGCAGCTCGGGGTGGTGCTGCCCTCCACCCTGCTGTGGAAGCACCCGACCGTGCGCGCGATCGGCGGCCACCTGGTCGAACTGACGGCGACGGCCGGTGCTCCGGAACCCGAGGACCAGCCCCCCTCCGCCGTCCCGGCCGAGCTGCGACCCGTGGTGGTCATGGCATGA